In a single window of the Acidobacteriota bacterium genome:
- a CDS encoding oligosaccharide repeat unit polymerase gives MREIRAQNYSPSLAGDRMLPGIALMLGAAVCAALALMYAQGVLEAFPHHYLIPWVIGLGAVFILPSLLLWHKGRFSFADPLIFATWSYFFPAFCLGGFFLAVGWSDPIYINLVRDPQSDLPFTIFILGLGFVGLALGYFLSIGRRVGRYLGSKLPEARTSDPSYIIPSLILLSIGAIITVSEFTLGKFGFQRAEEISSYDGILFLTQQFWFQGSFILWLILFRAEKLKFYFLPVIAILVGSSVTKSIFAGNRGMMIQIFALIVLAYILSGRQFRAKQMAIGGGILIVILISGMIFGTTLRMVKGDESQLQAGEYIEKIGQTFEEVGGASSVESLEFGATSLVGRMDIVSTVGVVVSNYELLKPYEDAYGLDNNIINELSTFFIPRVLWPEKPTASDPRRYSDLYFNTGETSFAITPIGDLLRNFGPVGVPIGMLVIGIFIRLFYSALVEQQLPSIWKYSIYIMLLTCISYEGFYGTIIPTLFRFLITASVGVLFVMVIAKRIDKAGFFRPPKALL, from the coding sequence ATGCGAGAAATAAGGGCACAAAACTATTCTCCCTCATTGGCCGGCGACCGCATGCTGCCGGGCATTGCATTGATGCTCGGAGCGGCGGTATGCGCGGCTCTTGCTTTGATGTACGCACAAGGCGTCCTGGAGGCCTTTCCGCATCACTATCTCATCCCGTGGGTGATCGGCCTTGGGGCGGTGTTCATTCTCCCGTCATTGCTGCTTTGGCATAAAGGCAGATTTTCTTTCGCGGACCCGTTGATATTTGCGACATGGTCGTATTTTTTCCCGGCCTTTTGTTTAGGCGGTTTCTTTCTCGCGGTCGGCTGGTCAGATCCGATCTACATAAATCTTGTTCGCGACCCTCAAAGCGACCTCCCATTCACGATCTTCATTCTTGGCCTTGGGTTCGTCGGTCTCGCACTCGGTTATTTTTTGTCCATCGGGCGCCGCGTCGGCCGGTATCTCGGTTCAAAGCTTCCTGAAGCAAGAACGAGCGACCCCTCATACATAATCCCTTCGCTTATTTTGCTATCTATCGGAGCGATCATTACTGTTTCAGAGTTCACTCTTGGCAAATTTGGTTTCCAGCGTGCCGAGGAAATATCTTCGTACGACGGCATCCTATTTCTGACGCAGCAATTCTGGTTTCAGGGGAGTTTTATCCTCTGGTTGATATTATTCAGGGCTGAAAAGCTCAAATTCTATTTTCTGCCGGTAATTGCAATTCTTGTCGGCTCAAGCGTTACCAAGTCGATTTTCGCAGGCAACCGCGGAATGATGATCCAGATATTTGCTCTGATCGTACTTGCGTACATCCTTTCCGGACGTCAATTCAGAGCTAAGCAAATGGCGATCGGCGGCGGAATACTGATCGTTATCCTAATATCGGGGATGATCTTTGGCACGACCCTGAGAATGGTAAAGGGCGACGAGTCTCAATTGCAGGCGGGCGAATACATTGAAAAGATTGGTCAAACTTTCGAGGAGGTCGGCGGAGCCAGCTCGGTTGAGAGTCTGGAATTTGGGGCGACCTCGCTGGTTGGACGAATGGATATCGTCAGCACGGTGGGCGTGGTTGTTTCAAACTACGAATTGCTGAAGCCTTATGAGGACGCCTACGGACTCGACAACAACATTATTAACGAGCTTTCGACGTTCTTCATACCTCGCGTGTTGTGGCCCGAAAAGCCGACAGCCTCTGACCCAAGGCGTTATAGTGATCTCTATTTCAACACGGGCGAAACGTCATTTGCGATCACTCCCATCGGCGACCTTCTCCGCAATTTCGGACCGGTGGGCGTTCCGATCGGCATGTTGGTCATCGGCATTTTTATACGGCTTTTCTATTCCGCATTGGTAGAGCAGCAACTTCCATCGATCTGGAAGTATTCCATCTACATAATGCTGCTTACGTGTATTTCATACGAAGGTTTTTACGGTACCATCATTCCCACGCTGTTCAGATTCCTGATCACGGCGTCGGTCGGAGTACTTTTCGTGATGGTTATAGCCAAGCGTATAGATAAGGCAGGCTTTTTCAGGCCCCCAAAAGCCCTTTTGTAA
- a CDS encoding glycosyltransferase family 4 protein, translating into MSHKKTAESRPQVFYVWNYVEWGGAQIHLISIMKYARELWDITVLLPRGSSSDIIGFLTSAGVKIDFLEHKLDLAQATSVIEKIRRQLTRVRSEFEILNYFRKVGSKLFVVHIETAPWQSWQLLSLLRALGGKVFVTSHNTLVDGAFWRRWLWKGRLRFLLATGSLRLFAANRDTLERLAQWVPKKYLEFIPVTYTSIDPAEIADAKMLTDERQGIREKFGFSETETVVLCVGQFIDRKGRWIFLEAAQQIVLTEEKMRFVWLTPELPSDAIQKRVADHDLGDSFRFVKSSMAGGDRIDVLKFYHIADIFALPSYLEGLPISLLEAMALGLPCISTNINSIPEAVIHMKTGVLIEPGDAGALADAIIRLANDPKLRSELSKNAKELVLEKFDERIAADTVLSAYADALDPDA; encoded by the coding sequence GTGTCGCACAAGAAGACAGCTGAAAGTCGACCGCAAGTATTCTATGTATGGAATTACGTAGAATGGGGCGGAGCACAGATCCATCTCATCTCCATAATGAAATATGCTCGCGAGCTATGGGATATTACGGTTCTATTGCCGCGGGGATCATCGTCAGACATCATCGGATTTTTGACATCGGCAGGTGTCAAGATCGACTTCTTGGAACATAAGTTGGACCTTGCGCAGGCAACTTCTGTCATCGAGAAGATCCGTCGGCAGCTTACAAGGGTCCGTTCAGAATTTGAGATCCTTAATTATTTTCGGAAAGTTGGTTCAAAGCTGTTCGTTGTGCATATCGAAACGGCACCTTGGCAGTCGTGGCAGTTGCTGTCTTTGCTGCGTGCATTGGGCGGAAAGGTCTTTGTAACTTCCCATAACACACTGGTTGACGGCGCTTTTTGGCGCCGATGGCTTTGGAAAGGCAGGCTTCGGTTTCTATTGGCGACCGGATCGCTCCGACTGTTCGCTGCAAATCGCGACACATTGGAGCGTCTGGCGCAATGGGTGCCTAAAAAATACTTGGAATTCATCCCCGTTACCTACACGTCTATCGACCCTGCCGAGATAGCGGACGCCAAAATGCTCACCGACGAACGACAGGGAATTCGCGAGAAATTTGGGTTTTCAGAAACTGAAACCGTGGTGCTTTGCGTGGGACAGTTCATTGACCGCAAAGGCCGATGGATATTTTTGGAAGCAGCACAACAGATCGTCCTGACAGAAGAAAAGATGCGATTCGTGTGGCTCACGCCGGAGTTGCCGTCCGACGCAATACAGAAAAGGGTCGCGGATCATGACCTTGGTGATTCGTTTCGATTCGTAAAATCATCAATGGCAGGGGGCGATAGGATCGATGTACTGAAGTTCTATCACATCGCTGATATATTTGCACTTCCGAGCTATTTGGAGGGACTTCCGATCTCTCTGCTCGAAGCAATGGCTTTGGGTCTGCCGTGTATCTCAACGAATATTAACTCTATCCCTGAGGCAGTCATTCACATGAAAACCGGCGTTCTCATCGAACCGGGCGATGCGGGTGCACTTGCCGACGCGATCATTCGGCTTGCGAATGACCCAAAACTCCGTTCGGAGCTCTCAAAGAATGCAAAAGAACTCGTCTTAGAGAAGTTCGACGAACGGATCGCAGCGGATACCGTTTTATCTGCTTACGCTGACGCTCTTGACCCTGATGCCTGA
- a CDS encoding oligosaccharide flippase family protein, which produces MPETNSRSALVAKNAIFSVLSWMLPLGLSLIVTPIIVSGLGTASFGIYALALGFIGYSFTFGIGKAAGKYVAQFKAAGDTKAISEAVTAVLAASAILGVVAAIVFWLFSRTLVVELLALPDDQVEAATRSLQLAGMVILFTMISLVYQNVLQGIQRFDRLLLISNISAVSMNAGAAVIAFNGGTVEALLLWNLITVASIAIVFFLTAKALLPELRFDLSIRNQIRRKVFFYSGSIILYQVAGNLLFIFERSLIVREFGTSVLTFYAIPLSLAVHFLGFAAGISLAVFPAANSLLGDKDKSLVLYKVSTKLLVGASSFFCLGRSCLARNF; this is translated from the coding sequence ATGCCTGAAACAAACAGCAGATCAGCGCTCGTAGCAAAGAATGCTATTTTTAGCGTTCTCTCATGGATGCTGCCGCTTGGCCTTAGCCTTATAGTGACCCCGATCATCGTCAGCGGCTTGGGCACGGCATCCTTCGGCATCTATGCACTTGCTCTCGGCTTCATCGGTTATTCATTCACTTTCGGCATCGGAAAGGCGGCAGGCAAATACGTAGCCCAGTTCAAGGCAGCGGGCGACACCAAAGCCATTTCGGAGGCAGTAACGGCGGTGCTTGCCGCAAGCGCGATCCTGGGAGTTGTCGCCGCCATCGTTTTCTGGCTTTTCTCCCGCACTTTGGTCGTAGAGCTGCTCGCACTGCCTGACGACCAGGTCGAGGCCGCAACCCGATCTCTGCAGCTTGCGGGCATGGTGATCTTGTTCACGATGATAAGCCTTGTTTACCAAAACGTTTTACAGGGCATTCAGCGGTTTGATCGGTTGCTTCTGATCTCGAACATTAGTGCGGTCAGTATGAATGCAGGTGCCGCGGTCATTGCTTTCAATGGAGGTACGGTCGAGGCATTGCTCCTTTGGAATCTGATAACTGTCGCAAGCATAGCGATCGTCTTTTTTTTGACGGCAAAAGCCCTGCTGCCGGAGCTTCGCTTCGATCTGTCGATACGGAATCAGATCCGAAGAAAGGTCTTTTTCTACTCCGGAAGCATAATCCTCTATCAAGTGGCGGGAAACCTTTTGTTCATCTTTGAGAGGTCGCTGATCGTAAGGGAATTCGGCACTTCTGTTCTCACCTTTTACGCCATCCCGCTTTCACTTGCAGTCCATTTTCTCGGTTTTGCTGCAGGCATTTCGCTTGCGGTATTCCCGGCCGCAAATTCGCTGCTCGGCGACAAGGATAAGTCGCTGGTTCTGTACAAAGTTTCCACCAAGCTATTGGTCGGTGCGTCATCATTTTTCTGTTTGGGGCGGTCCTGTTTGGCCAGGAATTTCTAG
- a CDS encoding methyltransferase domain-containing protein, with amino-acid sequence MIPEDLSLVQRVEFIREVCRGQRVLHLGCTNAPYTEESIRNGTLLHAVIADVAESLTGLDSDDAGLLALECAGFSDLIKGDLTDLDNVGLEPQFDVIIAGEIIEHLNDPGRFLSGIRRLMNPSTDLVITTVNAYCAMRFFQYGLRGKGGVNEPVHPDHVAYYSYSTLKLLLKRHNFELRSFYFYDLGVEHRPTNRAVVNLINDICVKFSRQWADGLVAICRKVDN; translated from the coding sequence ATGATCCCGGAAGATCTCTCATTAGTTCAGCGCGTCGAGTTCATACGCGAGGTTTGCCGAGGGCAGCGTGTCCTTCATCTCGGATGCACAAATGCGCCCTACACAGAAGAGTCGATCCGGAACGGAACACTTCTCCACGCGGTGATCGCTGATGTTGCTGAATCACTTACCGGCCTTGATTCCGATGACGCCGGCCTGCTGGCTCTTGAATGTGCAGGTTTTAGCGATCTTATAAAGGGAGATCTGACCGACCTCGATAACGTCGGCCTTGAGCCCCAATTCGATGTAATAATTGCCGGCGAGATAATTGAACATCTGAACGATCCGGGCCGTTTTCTGAGTGGAATTCGGCGGCTGATGAACCCTTCAACCGACCTTGTCATCACCACTGTCAATGCATACTGTGCAATGCGTTTCTTTCAGTATGGGCTTCGTGGCAAAGGCGGCGTCAATGAACCGGTTCACCCCGACCACGTTGCGTATTACTCCTATTCGACCTTGAAACTTCTTTTGAAGCGCCACAACTTTGAGCTTCGGTCATTCTATTTTTATGATCTGGGAGTCGAACACCGGCCCACGAACCGAGCAGTAGTAAATTTAATAAATGACATTTGCGTCAAGTTTTCACGCCAGTGGGCGGACGGACTTGTAGCCATCTGCAGAAAAGTCGACAATTGA
- a CDS encoding GDP-L-fucose synthase produces the protein MDLEDKKVLILGGSGLVGSAVCERLRSERVGGMIAPTSGVLDLVDQKQTNDFFTANAVDVVIVAAARVGGILANDTYRAEFLYQNLMIAANVINAAHEARVKKLIFLGSSCIYPKAASQPMREEDLLTGELEATNEPYAIAKIAGLKLCENYYRQYGDNFFSLMPTNLYGPNDNFDAETSHVIPGLINKIHAAKVKGESKVTIWGTGRPLREFMHVSDLANAIVFAIERIEAGDIYDSGISHLNVGTGKEVSISELSIMISDIAGFNGEIVYDTSKPDGTHRKLMDSSRINSLGWKPDVELRAGLEEVYKLYTLKDNTILRTSSRKY, from the coding sequence ATGGATCTTGAGGATAAAAAGGTCTTGATCCTTGGCGGTTCCGGGTTGGTTGGGAGCGCTGTTTGCGAACGCCTCAGATCCGAAAGGGTAGGCGGCATGATCGCTCCCACTTCAGGCGTATTGGATCTTGTCGACCAAAAGCAGACAAATGACTTTTTCACGGCGAATGCTGTCGATGTAGTTATCGTAGCGGCCGCTCGCGTAGGCGGAATTCTCGCGAACGATACCTACCGAGCCGAGTTTCTATATCAGAATCTGATGATTGCGGCCAATGTTATAAACGCCGCCCATGAAGCTCGCGTCAAAAAGTTGATCTTCCTGGGAAGTTCCTGCATTTATCCGAAGGCCGCATCACAGCCAATGAGAGAAGAGGATCTGTTAACGGGCGAGTTGGAGGCGACAAATGAACCATATGCTATAGCCAAGATCGCCGGCTTGAAGCTTTGCGAGAATTATTATCGTCAGTACGGAGATAATTTCTTTTCGCTGATGCCTACCAATCTATACGGCCCAAATGATAATTTTGATGCCGAGACATCGCACGTTATACCTGGATTGATCAACAAGATCCATGCGGCAAAGGTAAAAGGTGAATCTAAGGTCACTATTTGGGGCACAGGCCGTCCGCTCCGCGAATTCATGCATGTCAGTGACCTCGCGAACGCTATCGTTTTTGCGATAGAGCGTATTGAAGCGGGGGATATTTATGATTCAGGGATATCCCATTTGAACGTAGGAACCGGCAAAGAGGTTTCCATCAGTGAGCTCAGTATCATGATCTCGGATATCGCGGGATTTAATGGAGAGATCGTTTACGACACCTCGAAACCTGACGGTACTCACAGAAAGCTGATGGACAGCAGCCGTATTAATTCTCTAGGCTGGAAACCTGACGTCGAACTAAGGGCCGGGCTTGAAGAGGTATATAAACTTTATACATTGAAAGACAATACGATCTTGCGAACATCGAGTCGAAAATACTGA
- the rfaE2 gene encoding D-glycero-beta-D-manno-heptose 1-phosphate adenylyltransferase — protein MIVFTNGCFDIIHPGHIDLLERAKALGDRLIVGLNSDRSVRSIKGPDRPIQNQVDRAAVLSGLRSVDEVIIFDEATPEELIRKIKPDVLVKGGDWPVTEIVGADLVQSWGGKVVSLPLLPGYSSSAIIDRMTEDRPARNGRGSDEGSDSLKEHISVMDQLDAECRDSIAKCFGILSDTLMKGQKVLVCGNGGSAADAQHIAAELVGRFERERRAYPAIALTTDTSALTALANDYDFERVFARQVEALAAAGDCLIAISTSGNSPNVIAAVMEARRKGARVIGMTGSGGKKLASLCDACLMVPSLRTARIQEAHITVAHFWCEMLDSADASVAA, from the coding sequence ATGATCGTATTCACAAATGGATGTTTCGACATTATCCATCCAGGTCATATTGACCTCCTGGAGCGTGCCAAGGCGCTCGGGGACCGACTAATTGTAGGCCTTAACAGCGACAGGTCGGTCCGCTCCATCAAAGGGCCGGACCGCCCTATCCAGAATCAAGTGGATCGGGCGGCAGTGCTGAGCGGCCTAAGGTCGGTCGACGAGGTCATCATCTTTGACGAAGCAACACCCGAGGAGCTGATACGTAAGATCAAGCCGGATGTGCTGGTCAAAGGCGGCGACTGGCCGGTAACCGAGATAGTCGGTGCAGACCTCGTCCAAAGCTGGGGCGGCAAGGTCGTCTCTCTTCCTTTGCTGCCCGGATATTCTTCATCCGCCATCATCGATAGAATGACGGAAGATCGGCCTGCCCGCAATGGCAGAGGCTCAGACGAAGGCTCTGATTCACTCAAAGAACATATTTCAGTGATGGATCAGCTGGACGCTGAATGCAGAGATTCCATAGCGAAATGTTTCGGAATCCTCTCCGACACCTTGATGAAAGGGCAAAAGGTACTTGTCTGCGGCAATGGCGGAAGCGCTGCCGATGCTCAGCATATCGCGGCTGAATTAGTTGGCCGATTCGAAAGGGAAAGGCGCGCGTATCCTGCGATCGCCCTAACGACCGATACATCGGCTCTTACCGCACTTGCTAACGATTACGATTTTGAGAGGGTTTTCGCCCGTCAGGTAGAAGCGCTCGCCGCGGCTGGCGATTGCCTGATCGCGATCAGCACGAGCGGAAACTCACCGAACGTAATAGCGGCGGTAATGGAAGCACGCAGGAAAGGTGCTCGCGTGATCGGCATGACCGGATCCGGAGGCAAAAAGCTCGCGTCCTTGTGTGACGCCTGCTTAATGGTCCCATCGTTAAGGACCGCCCGTATTCAAGAAGCTCATATCACCGTCGCTCACTTTTGGTGCGAAATGCTCGATTCCGCAGATGCGTCCGTTGCCGCATAA
- the gmd gene encoding GDP-mannose 4,6-dehydratase: MKKALVTGITGQDGSYLAELLLEKGYEVHGIIRRSSSFNTGRIDHLYKDPEILDKRLFLHFGDLIDPSSLNRLLDKTEPDEIYNLAAQSHVKVSFEIPDYTAQVDALGTLRFLDAIRETGLRHVKFYQASTSELYGLVQEVPQSETTPFYPRSPYGVSKLFAYWTIVNYREAYGIFAVNGILFNHESPRRGNTFVTKKITRGVAQLVLGRGSTISLGNLNARRDWGYAPEFCDGMWRMLQHGSAEDFVLATGEEHSVREFVEAVFLRLGIAIDWRGSGVDEQGLVHSVDASVLENEFGISTTLKAGDLVVDINEKYFRPTEVDRLIGDASKAKRLLGWEATTRFSDLASLMIEADLLAESNNSR; encoded by the coding sequence ATGAAGAAGGCATTAGTGACAGGCATTACAGGGCAGGACGGAAGCTATCTCGCAGAGCTTCTTCTTGAAAAGGGCTATGAGGTGCATGGGATCATTCGACGTTCCAGCTCTTTTAATACAGGCCGTATTGATCATCTTTACAAAGACCCGGAGATACTCGACAAGCGCCTTTTTCTTCACTTCGGCGACCTGATCGACCCAAGCAGTCTGAACCGACTGCTTGATAAGACCGAGCCTGACGAGATCTATAATCTGGCGGCTCAGAGTCATGTAAAGGTGTCGTTTGAGATCCCCGATTACACTGCTCAAGTGGATGCTTTGGGAACGCTCCGGTTCCTGGATGCGATCCGCGAGACCGGCCTAAGACACGTGAAATTCTATCAGGCTTCTACGTCGGAGTTGTACGGTTTGGTACAGGAGGTCCCGCAATCTGAAACAACACCGTTCTATCCGCGTTCGCCTTATGGGGTTTCAAAACTCTTCGCATACTGGACCATAGTGAATTATCGTGAGGCCTACGGAATATTTGCCGTAAACGGGATCTTGTTCAATCATGAATCTCCGAGGCGGGGCAACACTTTCGTCACGAAGAAGATCACACGTGGCGTTGCCCAATTAGTTTTGGGGCGGGGAAGCACCATCAGCCTCGGCAACCTGAATGCTCGCCGCGATTGGGGTTATGCTCCTGAATTTTGCGACGGTATGTGGAGAATGCTGCAGCACGGATCCGCTGAGGATTTTGTCCTTGCGACAGGCGAAGAACATTCCGTGCGTGAGTTTGTTGAAGCTGTATTTCTTAGGCTGGGTATCGCGATCGATTGGCGGGGATCGGGTGTTGATGAACAAGGGCTGGTTCATTCCGTGGATGCATCTGTACTCGAGAACGAATTCGGTATTTCGACCACGCTAAAGGCGGGTGACCTAGTCGTAGACATCAATGAAAAGTACTTTAGGCCGACCGAGGTTGACCGCCTGATCGGCGATGCGTCAAAGGCAAAACGGCTTCTAGGTTGGGAGGCAACGACCCGCTTCTCAGATCTTGCGTCCTTGATGATAGAGGCCGACCTCCTTGCCGAAAGCAATAATAGCCGGTAA
- a CDS encoding glycosyltransferase family 2 protein: protein MHTKLAIVTPVHNRRAETLQFLSSIFRSDLKGIDVSVYIVDDGSTDGTAEAVRKNFPDVNIIAGGGDLWFTEGTNRGITAALADDPDLILTCNNDSIFDRSAIARLVECCQRHERSIVGGLLLDWSTPHKVFQVAPKWDLWKGGNRHWFHQTVWTVPKSPWYVEMIVGNCVLFPASAIREAGLMDSKRFPQYGDAEYTPRLRKLGWKLLVEPRARVFCKPNDPPSGFRNLPLTEKFRRLFSDPFGPYSLRRRFNATMAVAPNKVEGLAAVVIFGIRVILGISQESRWAASQPEPPLSEIYASSVAQEDS, encoded by the coding sequence ATGCATACGAAACTGGCAATCGTGACGCCTGTTCACAACCGCCGAGCCGAGACACTACAATTTCTGAGCAGCATTTTCCGGTCCGACCTAAAGGGAATTGACGTCAGTGTTTATATTGTTGACGATGGCTCAACTGACGGAACCGCTGAAGCCGTTAGGAAGAACTTTCCGGATGTGAACATCATCGCCGGCGGCGGCGATCTGTGGTTTACAGAAGGTACTAACCGCGGCATAACGGCGGCATTGGCCGACGATCCGGACCTTATTCTTACGTGCAACAATGATTCCATCTTTGATAGAAGCGCTATTGCCCGCCTCGTTGAGTGCTGCCAAAGACACGAGCGCAGCATCGTAGGCGGACTGCTTTTGGATTGGAGCACTCCTCATAAAGTATTTCAGGTCGCGCCTAAATGGGATCTTTGGAAAGGAGGGAACCGGCACTGGTTTCATCAGACCGTGTGGACGGTCCCCAAAAGTCCATGGTACGTAGAAATGATAGTTGGCAACTGCGTGCTTTTTCCTGCAAGCGCAATTCGTGAGGCCGGATTGATGGATTCGAAGCGTTTCCCTCAGTATGGAGATGCAGAATACACACCGCGACTCAGAAAGCTCGGGTGGAAGCTGCTGGTCGAACCGCGGGCACGTGTGTTTTGCAAACCGAACGACCCGCCGTCCGGATTCCGGAATCTGCCCTTGACCGAAAAGTTCCGTCGCCTTTTTTCCGACCCGTTCGGCCCTTACTCCTTGCGTCGACGATTTAATGCTACGATGGCGGTTGCTCCGAACAAGGTCGAGGGCCTTGCTGCGGTCGTGATCTTCGGCATCAGGGTTATCCTTGGGATCAGTCAAGAATCACGCTGGGCAGCAAGCCAGCCGGAACCGCCGCTATCAGAGATCTATGCGTCAAGTGTCGCACAAGAAGACAGCTGA